The following proteins come from a genomic window of Finegoldia magna ATCC 29328:
- a CDS encoding CarD family transcriptional regulator, translating into MFKIGDKIVYPMHGAGIITEVQNKEVLGVKKDYFILKMPMGEMKISIPVDKINDMGIRFVAEEEIIHSLRDILKNQEVDFPSNWNQRYKENLEKLRIGDIKETAIVYKGLYELDSSKGLSMIEKKVLNTSRKMLISEIASGLNLKPSEAESMVNDLIDLD; encoded by the coding sequence ATGTTTAAAATAGGTGATAAGATTGTTTATCCTATGCACGGTGCAGGCATAATTACCGAAGTACAAAATAAAGAGGTCTTGGGAGTTAAGAAAGATTATTTTATTTTGAAAATGCCAATGGGGGAAATGAAAATCTCAATACCTGTAGATAAGATAAATGATATGGGAATAAGATTTGTTGCAGAAGAAGAAATAATCCATTCTTTAAGAGATATTTTAAAGAATCAAGAAGTTGATTTTCCTTCAAATTGGAATCAAAGATACAAAGAAAATCTCGAAAAATTGAGAATTGGAGATATAAAAGAAACTGCTATCGTGTACAAGGGTTTGTATGAATTAGATTCATCAAAAGGCTTATCCATGATTGAAAAGAAAGTACTCAATACCTCCAGAAAAATGCTTATTAGCGAAATAGCAAGTGGATTGAATTTAAAACCATCAGAAGCTGAAAGTATGGTGAACGATTTGATCGATTTAGATTAA
- the cdaA gene encoding diadenylate cyclase CdaA, producing the protein MGMINLVFLDKFFNMINTLRFLDIIDIAIVAVCIYKLYMMIKETRAEQLVKGLVIIFIFVKISDSMKLYTVNWVLENMMTALAIMIIVVFQPELRKILETIGRSNILTKSFADIRGEKVDKCVEEIVHAVFSLSRQRIGALIIFERSTGLGDVVETGTVLNSAISSELLINIFIPNTPLHDGAVVIKNDTIKAAACFLPLSTEQSISKELGTRHRAAIGMSEKSDCLALIVSEETGGISIAEHGKINRYVDEPTLTKILTKLYNDQDSYIFNRKEIEDER; encoded by the coding sequence ATGGGAATGATTAATTTGGTTTTTTTGGATAAATTTTTTAACATGATAAATACATTAAGATTTTTAGATATCATAGATATCGCTATAGTTGCAGTCTGCATTTACAAATTATATATGATGATAAAAGAAACAAGAGCCGAACAGCTTGTAAAAGGATTAGTTATCATATTTATTTTTGTAAAAATCAGTGATTCGATGAAATTATACACTGTGAATTGGGTTTTGGAAAACATGATGACGGCTTTGGCTATTATGATAATAGTGGTGTTCCAGCCTGAACTTAGAAAAATTTTGGAAACAATAGGTAGAAGTAATATATTGACCAAATCATTTGCCGATATCAGAGGAGAAAAAGTGGATAAGTGCGTGGAAGAAATAGTACATGCTGTGTTCTCGCTTTCAAGACAAAGAATTGGCGCTTTGATTATTTTCGAGAGAAGCACAGGACTTGGAGATGTAGTAGAAACTGGTACGGTTTTAAATTCTGCGATTTCTAGCGAACTTTTGATAAATATATTCATACCTAATACTCCACTTCATGATGGTGCGGTTGTAATCAAAAATGATACCATCAAAGCGGCGGCATGTTTCTTGCCATTGTCCACAGAACAATCCATATCCAAGGAATTGGGAACAAGGCACAGAGCAGCTATAGGAATGAGCGAAAAAAGTGATTGTTTGGCACTAATAGTTTCAGAAGAAACTGGTGGCATTTCAATAGCTGAACACGGAAAAATCAACAGATATGTTGATGAACCAACTTTAACAAAGATTTTGACAAAATTATACAATGATCAAGATTCTTATATTTTCAACAGAAAGGAAATAGAAGATGAAAGATAA
- a CDS encoding HPr family phosphocarrier protein, whose translation MVEKKVCITNEIGLHARAASKFLNEAVKYNCEIEFVKDSKKYSGKSIISILSLSAHKGSELILRCDGEDENLALEKLSELLENGLDY comes from the coding sequence ATGGTAGAGAAAAAGGTTTGTATAACAAATGAGATAGGACTTCATGCAAGAGCTGCATCCAAATTTTTGAATGAAGCAGTGAAATACAATTGTGAGATTGAATTTGTAAAAGATAGTAAAAAATACAGTGGCAAAAGCATTATAAGCATTTTGTCATTATCTGCACACAAAGGTAGTGAGCTTATTTTGAGATGTGATGGTGAAGATGAAAATTTGGCACTTGAAAAATTAAGCGAGTTACTCGAAAACGGATTGGATTATTAA
- a CDS encoding PIN/TRAM domain-containing protein, which produces MSILISIIGAVLGIIFTNVIFSNFIEKSTSMIIKIVAMIVAAVVFGFIFYALAPKLISVELKLIESIEDSLKKFSLVDIIIGTIGLVVGLVLAFLISQPLLKLNIPGIGTVLTVILEIVFFIGMGFLGAKLALNYHDDFISFFEKVRTKEKPNLKFSNKDSKVRPKIVDTSTIIDGRIIDILKTGFLEGNLIIPIFVIEELQHIADSDNYLRRQKGRRGLDILKTMQTEYKDKVKVVDKRYPNIDKVDSMLVKMSEELNANLLTNDYNLNKVADLQEVFVFNINDLANAMRPVFVAGEPINVSIIKEGRENNQGIGYLDDGTMIVVEDGKKYLGEIIECTVTSVLQTSAGKMIFAKKSDEKDN; this is translated from the coding sequence ATGTCAATACTGATATCTATCATCGGAGCTGTTTTAGGAATTATATTTACTAATGTTATTTTCAGCAATTTTATCGAGAAATCAACAAGTATGATTATCAAGATAGTTGCAATGATTGTAGCAGCAGTTGTTTTTGGATTTATATTTTATGCTTTGGCTCCGAAATTAATATCGGTAGAATTAAAATTAATAGAATCTATCGAAGATTCGCTTAAAAAATTCTCTCTGGTCGATATTATTATAGGAACAATTGGTCTTGTGGTTGGGCTTGTATTAGCTTTTTTGATATCGCAGCCGTTGTTAAAATTAAATATTCCAGGGATAGGAACTGTGTTGACGGTAATATTAGAAATTGTGTTTTTCATAGGAATGGGGTTTTTGGGGGCGAAGCTTGCTTTGAACTACCATGACGATTTCATTTCGTTTTTTGAAAAAGTTAGAACCAAAGAAAAACCAAATCTAAAATTTTCCAACAAAGATAGCAAAGTTAGACCTAAAATCGTAGATACTTCTACTATTATTGACGGCAGAATTATCGATATATTGAAGACGGGATTTTTGGAAGGGAATCTAATAATTCCTATATTTGTCATCGAAGAACTTCAACATATCGCAGATTCCGATAATTATTTGAGAAGGCAAAAAGGTAGACGTGGATTGGATATTTTAAAAACTATGCAAACTGAGTACAAGGACAAGGTTAAAGTGGTTGACAAGAGATATCCAAACATTGACAAGGTAGATTCAATGCTTGTGAAAATGTCAGAAGAATTGAATGCAAATTTACTTACGAACGATTATAATTTGAATAAGGTTGCAGACTTGCAAGAAGTTTTCGTATTCAACATAAATGATTTGGCAAATGCTATGAGACCTGTTTTTGTGGCAGGTGAACCAATAAATGTGTCAATCATAAAAGAAGGACGAGAAAACAATCAAGGTATAGGATACTTGGACGATGGCACTATGATTGTAGTAGAAGATGGCAAAAAATATCTTGGAGAAATTATTGAGTGTACTGTAACGAGTGTTCTTCAAACTTCTGCAGGAAAAATGATTTTCGCAAAAAAATCTGATGAGAAGGATAATTAG
- the ispF gene encoding 2-C-methyl-D-erythritol 2,4-cyclodiphosphate synthase translates to MRIGFGLDVHKLVENRKLILGGVEIPHDKGLLGHSDADVLIHAIMDAICGALCLGDIGKLFPDTDMKYKDIDSRVLLRKVFEIMDDMGYEIGNIDSTISCQKPKLRDYIDKMRENIAQDLHTNTFNISVKATTTEQLGFEGRCEGITANSVCILNKKDL, encoded by the coding sequence ATGAGAATAGGTTTTGGGTTAGATGTACACAAACTTGTTGAAAATAGAAAATTAATATTAGGCGGAGTTGAAATTCCACACGACAAGGGACTTTTGGGTCACAGCGATGCGGATGTTTTGATTCATGCGATAATGGATGCTATATGTGGAGCACTTTGCCTTGGAGATATTGGCAAATTATTTCCAGATACTGATATGAAATACAAAGATATTGATTCCAGAGTGCTTCTTAGAAAAGTTTTTGAAATCATGGATGATATGGGATATGAAATTGGAAATATTGACTCAACGATTTCTTGCCAAAAACCAAAACTTAGAGATTATATTGATAAAATGCGTGAAAATATCGCACAAGATTTGCACACTAATACATTTAATATTTCAGTAAAAGCAACTACAACAGAACAACTCGGTTTCGAAGGTAGATGTGAAGGAATTACTGCAAACAGTGTCTGCATTTTGAATAAAAAAGATTTATAG
- the ispD gene encoding 2-C-methyl-D-erythritol 4-phosphate cytidylyltransferase yields the protein MDKYISAIITAAGSSQRMNNKIPKQFMKINDKMILEMTLDVFQSIDEIREFILVIREEDEEFVRNFIKDRNYRDIVIAFGGDTREKSTYNGLNKVNKNCDLIISHDAARPFIRREKILEAIESIGDYDGLVVSVAAKDTIKYVDDDMTVVNTPNRSHLYMAQTPQVFKYKAIKDAYKLVFDEQINVTDDSSLLEIVGKKVKIIKGDYSNIKITTKEDLLFGELIARKRENE from the coding sequence ATGGATAAATATATTTCAGCTATTATAACTGCAGCTGGATCCTCTCAAAGAATGAATAACAAAATTCCAAAACAATTTATGAAAATAAACGATAAAATGATTTTGGAGATGACCTTGGATGTGTTCCAATCAATTGATGAAATCAGAGAATTCATTCTTGTAATTAGAGAAGAAGACGAAGAATTTGTACGAAATTTTATAAAAGATAGAAATTACAGAGATATCGTGATTGCTTTCGGTGGAGATACAAGAGAGAAATCTACATACAATGGTTTGAACAAAGTAAATAAAAATTGCGATTTGATAATAAGCCATGATGCAGCAAGACCTTTTATCAGACGCGAGAAAATACTCGAAGCTATCGAATCGATTGGTGATTATGATGGGCTAGTTGTAAGCGTAGCAGCTAAGGATACTATCAAATATGTTGACGATGATATGACGGTTGTGAACACTCCGAACAGATCACACTTGTATATGGCACAAACTCCACAAGTTTTCAAATATAAGGCTATAAAAGACGCATACAAATTAGTATTTGACGAACAAATAAATGTAACAGACGACTCATCGCTTCTTGAGATCGTCGGAAAAAAAGTAAAAATAATTAAGGGCGATTATTCCAATATTAAAATTACGACAAAAGAAGATTTGTTGTTTGGAGAGTTAATTGCTAGAAAGAGAGAAAATGAATGA
- a CDS encoding CdaR family protein codes for MKDKIKNNSYLKNIDFKGFYSNNLIIKIVCLFLAIFLWSFVMENKNPVVTKDIPVISVEYRGVDKLREDGRVIISPKAATISMRVEGRRNTITKMKNSEIKAFVDVKSIKVDSETLPIELSLPQGVNVVDQSDETLLVKTETVDTVKFPIRIMKVGDLPDNVEVDSIKLDPQEITVSGAKTYLNSIDYASVKIDQSNIDKDINLDLPINLSLKDDAAKSFLTKSSESCKVIIDVLLKKDVEIKPVVTNIPNGLNVAKITFSRPTVKIKGQDDIIKSHSHVTTKPIDLTDFKEGENSVDITLDLPQSIVLAEGSNGRITATVVLEK; via the coding sequence ATGAAAGATAAAATAAAGAATAATTCATACTTAAAAAACATTGACTTCAAAGGATTTTATTCGAATAATCTTATAATAAAAATTGTCTGTCTATTCTTGGCGATATTTTTATGGTCATTTGTAATGGAAAACAAAAATCCAGTAGTCACAAAGGATATTCCAGTAATTAGCGTTGAATATCGAGGCGTTGATAAACTAAGAGAAGACGGAAGAGTTATTATATCTCCTAAAGCTGCGACAATATCAATGCGTGTAGAAGGAAGAAGAAACACAATAACTAAAATGAAAAATTCAGAAATTAAGGCTTTTGTTGATGTAAAATCCATAAAAGTAGATTCTGAAACACTACCTATAGAGTTGAGCCTTCCACAAGGAGTCAACGTAGTTGACCAATCAGACGAAACACTTTTAGTAAAGACAGAAACAGTAGACACGGTAAAATTTCCTATAAGAATAATGAAGGTGGGGGATTTGCCTGATAATGTGGAAGTTGATTCTATAAAATTAGATCCACAAGAAATCACAGTATCTGGAGCAAAAACTTATCTTAACTCAATTGATTACGCATCGGTTAAAATCGATCAATCAAATATCGACAAGGATATCAATCTAGATTTACCGATTAATCTAAGCCTAAAAGATGATGCTGCAAAATCATTTTTGACCAAATCATCTGAAAGCTGCAAAGTAATTATAGATGTTTTGCTGAAAAAAGATGTCGAAATCAAACCAGTAGTTACAAATATTCCAAATGGATTAAACGTAGCTAAAATTACATTTAGCAGACCCACAGTAAAGATAAAAGGACAAGATGATATTATAAAATCACACTCACATGTAACCACAAAACCAATAGATTTAACAGATTTTAAAGAAGGAGAAAACAGCGTGGATATAACATTGGATTTACCGCAATCAATAGTACTTGCAGAAGGATCCAATGGTAGAATCACAGCCACAGTTGTTCTGGAAAAATAA
- a CDS encoding rod shape-determining protein, with translation MNFRRKIAIDLGTASVLVYLPNKGVVLNEPSVVAMNSFNSKIISVGKDAKKILGRTPGNIIAKKPLKDGVVADFNSTEKIISYLLRKTLGKSLIRPEVLICVPSQITQVQRRAVIQASKYAGAYNTYLIEEPLAAAIGSGIDVTDARGNIVVDIGGGTTDVAVISMGGIVINKSIPVAGDEFDRRIQDFVQTKYNMIIGESTAEKVKINVGSAYPRDDGELYEIKGRNLVNGLPMHIYVSSKDISVALKKPIDKIVDTVQEVLEQTPAELAADVYERGIIMSGGGCLLKGLDRLISERIGVNARIVDGPITAVVRGTGKSLMWMDKLKEDSDSHQDLRRKVIVSRMR, from the coding sequence ATGAACTTTCGAAGAAAAATAGCGATAGATTTGGGAACTGCATCAGTTCTTGTGTATTTGCCAAACAAAGGTGTTGTATTGAACGAGCCTTCAGTTGTTGCGATGAATAGCTTTAATTCCAAAATAATTTCAGTTGGAAAAGACGCTAAGAAAATTTTGGGGAGAACTCCGGGAAATATTATCGCAAAGAAGCCATTAAAAGATGGTGTGGTTGCAGATTTCAATTCTACAGAAAAAATAATTTCGTATTTGCTCAGAAAAACTTTGGGCAAATCATTAATCAGACCTGAAGTTTTAATTTGCGTTCCAAGTCAAATCACTCAAGTGCAAAGAAGAGCTGTTATTCAAGCTTCAAAATACGCAGGAGCTTACAACACATATTTGATAGAAGAGCCACTGGCAGCAGCTATAGGTTCAGGAATTGATGTAACAGATGCAAGAGGAAACATCGTCGTAGATATCGGTGGTGGAACTACGGATGTTGCTGTAATTTCTATGGGTGGAATTGTAATCAATAAATCAATTCCAGTAGCAGGAGATGAATTTGATAGAAGAATACAAGATTTTGTCCAAACAAAATACAACATGATTATTGGTGAATCCACTGCAGAAAAAGTCAAAATAAATGTAGGTAGCGCATATCCAAGAGATGATGGAGAATTGTACGAAATAAAGGGTAGAAATTTGGTAAATGGATTGCCGATGCACATTTACGTTTCATCAAAAGATATTTCTGTTGCATTGAAAAAACCGATAGATAAAATCGTAGACACGGTACAAGAAGTTTTGGAACAAACTCCAGCAGAATTAGCGGCTGATGTTTATGAAAGAGGAATCATCATGAGTGGCGGTGGATGTCTATTAAAAGGATTGGACAGATTAATTTCTGAAAGAATTGGAGTGAATGCTAGAATTGTAGACGGACCGATTACGGCAGTTGTTAGGGGAACTGGCAAATCACTTATGTGGATGGATAAATTGAAAGAAGACAGCGATTCTCATCAGGATTTAAGAAGAAAAGTAATAGTAAGCAGAATGAGATAA
- a CDS encoding 5'-methylthioadenosine/adenosylhomocysteine nucleosidase, with translation MKTIAIISALESEQEYFREQFNPIKMDKFNHYEIYVSEFEDKKIINCVCGIGKVNSAALTQRIIDMYNPDLVINCGVCGGLDKSLSFDEVILADKLKYHDINLDIFSNNIPYTDTFEADPETLKKLDEIMTQENLKHRIGLIVTGDQFISTTEKQEELFEKYHALGTEMEGCSIAHTCYLNDVKFLVIRSLSDFADDDADDEFYNDLETKTRKAAHSVVVLIKNM, from the coding sequence ATGAAAACAATAGCGATTATTTCCGCATTGGAAAGTGAGCAAGAGTATTTCAGAGAACAATTCAATCCAATTAAAATGGATAAGTTCAACCATTATGAAATTTATGTTTCGGAATTTGAGGATAAAAAAATTATAAATTGCGTTTGTGGAATTGGAAAGGTAAACTCAGCAGCTCTAACACAAAGAATTATCGATATGTATAATCCTGATTTGGTAATAAATTGTGGTGTTTGCGGTGGTTTGGACAAATCTCTTAGTTTTGATGAGGTAATACTTGCAGACAAATTAAAATATCACGACATCAATTTAGATATTTTTAGTAATAATATTCCATACACTGACACTTTTGAAGCGGATCCTGAAACTTTGAAAAAGTTAGATGAGATTATGACGCAAGAAAATTTGAAACACAGGATTGGTCTTATCGTTACTGGAGATCAATTTATCTCAACTACTGAAAAACAAGAAGAATTATTTGAAAAATATCACGCGTTGGGAACGGAAATGGAAGGATGCTCCATTGCTCATACGTGTTATCTTAATGATGTGAAGTTCTTGGTTATAAGAAGTTTATCCGACTTTGCAGATGACGATGCAGACGATGAATTTTACAATGATTTGGAAACAAAAACAAGAAAAGCTGCACATAGTGTAGTTGTGTTGATTAAAAATATGTAG
- a CDS encoding rubrerythrin family protein, with translation MKLMTQANLQSAFGGESQARNRYNIWGNKAEKDGFKNVARLFNATADAEKIHAALHFDALKDVHGDFAVTSMAGFGIGSTSENLEGARNGEIFEATEMYPAYIEVAEMQEEKEAVRAMKFAVEAEKVHAERFGKAKEFVDGGKDLEVEQILLCPICGYIGFEKIDACPICGCKSEKFIEY, from the coding sequence ATGAAATTGATGACACAAGCAAACTTGCAATCAGCATTCGGGGGAGAATCTCAAGCAAGAAACAGATACAACATTTGGGGGAATAAAGCTGAAAAAGACGGTTTTAAAAATGTTGCTAGATTGTTCAATGCTACAGCAGATGCAGAAAAAATTCATGCTGCATTGCACTTTGATGCATTAAAAGATGTTCATGGTGATTTCGCAGTAACTAGCATGGCTGGTTTCGGAATTGGAAGCACTTCAGAAAACTTAGAAGGAGCTAGAAACGGAGAAATCTTCGAAGCAACAGAAATGTATCCAGCTTACATAGAAGTAGCTGAAATGCAAGAAGAAAAAGAAGCGGTAAGAGCTATGAAATTTGCTGTGGAAGCAGAAAAAGTTCACGCTGAAAGATTCGGAAAAGCAAAAGAATTTGTTGACGGTGGAAAAGACTTAGAAGTAGAACAAATATTACTATGCCCAATTTGTGGATATATTGGATTTGAAAAAATCGATGCATGTCCAATCTGCGGATGTAAATCCGAAAAATTCATAGAATATTAA
- the glmM gene encoding phosphoglucosamine mutase — protein sequence MGKYFGTDGIRGVAGEDLTVELAYKLARAACYKLKDVDNKLIVIGKDTRISGDMLEAALISGITSMGFDVYRLGVIPTPAVAYLTRFYNACCGIVISASHNPYEFNGIKYFSNEGFKLKDSLEEEIEYLIDHQDEIDLKVTGEKVGRVYEEECARDTYINYLLSRVDLDLTGVKVSLDCGYGATSEIAPIIFNRLNADVTVTNTEYDGKNINFKCGSTNPEVISNLVKISESDMGFSFDGDGDRLIACDETGEIMDGDHVICAVGHFLKENNKLKNNAVVGTVMTNIGLIKSLKEIGVDVIKTQVGDRYVLEEMRKNGYIIGGEQSGHIIFIEDNTTGDGILSAIKLAEIAVKSKQKLSEMNNLMTSFPQVLVNAKVNNEYKKVYKDDEVINQKIAELEHEFKDEGRVLIRPSGTEPLIRVMIEGENQEYLEKKAIELKDLIEERCELI from the coding sequence ATGGGAAAATATTTCGGAACTGACGGTATAAGAGGCGTTGCAGGCGAAGATTTAACTGTTGAATTAGCTTATAAGCTTGCGAGAGCAGCTTGTTATAAATTAAAAGATGTAGATAATAAATTAATTGTTATAGGAAAAGATACTAGAATTTCTGGGGACATGTTGGAAGCTGCTTTGATTAGCGGAATTACTAGCATGGGTTTTGATGTGTACAGATTAGGAGTGATTCCTACACCAGCTGTGGCGTATTTGACTAGATTTTACAATGCTTGTTGCGGAATTGTAATTTCTGCAAGCCACAATCCTTACGAATTTAATGGAATAAAATATTTTTCAAATGAGGGTTTCAAATTAAAAGACAGTCTTGAAGAAGAAATTGAATATTTGATTGATCATCAAGATGAGATTGATTTGAAGGTTACAGGAGAAAAAGTTGGCAGAGTTTATGAAGAAGAATGTGCAAGAGATACATATATAAATTATCTTTTGAGCAGGGTTGATTTGGATTTGACAGGTGTGAAGGTGAGCTTGGATTGTGGTTACGGGGCAACTTCTGAAATCGCACCAATTATTTTCAATAGATTAAACGCCGATGTAACAGTTACAAATACTGAATACGACGGAAAGAATATCAACTTCAAATGCGGTTCAACAAATCCTGAAGTTATTAGCAATTTGGTAAAAATTTCTGAATCTGATATGGGATTTTCGTTCGATGGAGACGGAGATAGGTTGATTGCTTGTGATGAAACTGGTGAAATAATGGACGGAGATCACGTTATTTGTGCAGTTGGTCATTTCTTAAAAGAAAACAATAAGCTAAAAAACAATGCAGTTGTAGGAACTGTTATGACTAATATCGGTCTTATAAAAAGTTTGAAAGAAATTGGCGTAGATGTTATCAAAACACAAGTTGGTGACAGGTACGTTCTTGAAGAAATGAGAAAAAATGGATACATTATTGGTGGAGAACAATCTGGACACATTATTTTCATAGAAGATAATACTACTGGTGATGGAATATTATCTGCGATTAAATTAGCAGAAATAGCTGTTAAATCAAAACAAAAACTTTCAGAAATGAATAATTTGATGACAAGTTTCCCACAAGTTTTGGTAAATGCTAAGGTTAATAATGAATACAAAAAAGTGTACAAAGATGATGAGGTCATCAACCAAAAAATAGCTGAACTTGAACATGAATTCAAAGATGAAGGCAGAGTTTTGATTAGACCTTCAGGAACTGAACCTTTGATTAGAGTTATGATTGAGGGAGAAAACCAAGAATATTTAGAGAAAAAAGCTATTGAATTAAAAGATTTAATAGAAGAAAGATGTGAGTTGATATGA